Proteins from a genomic interval of Mycobacterium conspicuum:
- a CDS encoding PPE family protein gives MDFLVLGPEVNSLRMFSGTGSGPMLAAASAWEGLAAELQSAATSFGSVVSGMISGPWQGPSAAAMQTAAAPYVAWLSAATSAAERSASQIRAAAGAFEVAFAATVHPAAVAANRAQLVSLVRSNLLGLNAPGIAAIEADYEQMWAQDVAAMVGYHGAASAAVGELMPWTSLQGLSQGASAAAASSVSSVSSVSSNIVRISVAPAYIFENQPWLAPLLNLPSYSVLASGVGENWFPGTTPTVVKYPATAGLISGFFKATADQSMAAGVKALNDDIMAAVTANPDGKVVVAGASLGAMTSDREQAYLVAHLDGAPSPDQLSFVEFANPERGIADTYVPAGFHVPLLGYTVQNPTSASPYNTTIIYHQYEGLSNPPDRPWNLLADANAMAGVNHYHLNTEFTSQTQVVEVSSVTNSAGGTTTTYMIPASILPMLLPLQTFGVPEPIVEHLNTVLTPMVNAGYSQYDPTGGPYFSHGQLIWPS, from the coding sequence ATGGATTTTTTGGTGCTAGGGCCCGAGGTCAACTCGCTGCGAATGTTCTCCGGCACGGGTTCTGGGCCGATGCTGGCGGCCGCGAGTGCGTGGGAGGGGTTGGCCGCCGAGCTGCAGTCCGCGGCGACATCGTTCGGGTCGGTGGTCTCGGGCATGATCAGCGGGCCCTGGCAGGGTCCGTCGGCCGCGGCGATGCAAACGGCGGCCGCCCCCTATGTGGCCTGGCTGAGCGCGGCGACGTCGGCGGCCGAGCGCTCGGCCAGCCAGATCCGGGCGGCGGCCGGGGCGTTCGAGGTGGCGTTCGCCGCGACGGTGCATCCGGCGGCGGTCGCGGCCAACCGCGCGCAATTGGTGTCGCTGGTCAGGTCGAATTTGCTGGGGCTGAACGCGCCGGGGATCGCGGCGATCGAGGCCGACTACGAACAGATGTGGGCCCAGGACGTCGCCGCGATGGTGGGCTATCACGGGGCGGCGTCGGCGGCCGTCGGCGAGCTGATGCCGTGGACGTCCTTGCAGGGGCTGTCACAAGGCGCGTCGGCCGCCGCGGCGTCATCCGTGTCATCCGTGTCATCCGTGTCATCGAACATCGTCCGTATCAGCGTGGCCCCGGCCTACATCTTCGAAAACCAGCCGTGGCTTGCGCCGCTGCTCAACCTGCCGTCGTATTCGGTCCTCGCCTCAGGAGTTGGCGAGAACTGGTTCCCCGGCACGACGCCGACGGTGGTGAAATACCCGGCCACCGCGGGTCTGATCAGCGGCTTCTTCAAAGCCACCGCCGATCAGTCGATGGCCGCCGGCGTGAAGGCGTTGAACGACGACATCATGGCCGCCGTCACCGCCAACCCCGACGGGAAGGTGGTGGTCGCGGGCGCCTCGCTCGGCGCCATGACCAGCGACCGCGAGCAGGCCTATCTGGTCGCCCATCTTGACGGCGCGCCGTCACCCGACCAGTTGTCGTTCGTCGAATTCGCCAACCCTGAGCGCGGCATCGCCGACACGTACGTTCCCGCCGGCTTCCATGTCCCGCTGCTGGGATACACCGTGCAAAACCCGACGTCGGCGAGTCCGTACAACACGACGATCATCTACCACCAGTACGAGGGGTTATCCAACCCGCCGGACCGGCCGTGGAACCTACTGGCCGACGCGAACGCTATGGCGGGCGTCAACCACTACCACCTCAATACGGAGTTCACCTCGCAGACTCAGGTGGTCGAGGTGTCCTCGGTGACGAACTCCGCGGGCGGGACCACGACCACCTACATGATCCCGGCATCGATCCTTCCGATGCTGCTGCCGCTGCAAACGTTCGGTGTGCCGGAGCCGATCGTCGAGCACCTGAACACCGTGCTGACACCGATGGTCAATGCGGGCTATTCGCAGTACGACCCGACGGGCGGTCCGTACTTCAGTCACGGCCAGCTGATCTGGCCCAGTTAG
- a CDS encoding Rv3143 family two-component system response regulator: MPESTVTLRILVYSNNVQTRQDVMRALGTQLHPDLPELSYVEVATGPMVIQQMDAGGIDLAILDGEATPTGGMGIAKQLKDELEVCPPIVVLTGRRDDAWLASWSRAEASVPHPVGPIVLGRTVLGLLRAPVQ; encoded by the coding sequence GTGCCAGAGTCCACCGTCACCCTGCGGATCCTCGTCTACAGCAACAACGTCCAGACCCGCCAGGACGTGATGCGCGCGTTGGGCACACAGCTGCACCCCGATCTGCCCGAGCTGAGCTACGTCGAGGTGGCCACCGGCCCGATGGTGATCCAGCAGATGGACGCCGGCGGTATCGACCTGGCCATCCTGGACGGGGAGGCGACGCCGACCGGCGGCATGGGGATCGCCAAACAGCTGAAAGACGAACTCGAGGTGTGCCCGCCGATCGTGGTCCTCACTGGGCGCCGAGACGACGCGTGGCTGGCCAGTTGGTCGCGCGCCGAAGCCTCGGTGCCCCATCCCGTCGGCCCCATCGTGCTGGGCCGCACGGTGCTCGGGCTGCTACGCGCCCCGGTGCAATAG
- a CDS encoding YceI family protein yields MTTLETLLLDPDMAGVWNLVPDRSAITFKIGNMWGLLRVKGRFTEFSGDGQLTGNGAVYGRLDIRAASLRTGIGRRDRHLCSPDFFDVERYPDISVVVTALRPTTGNAAELRANFTIKGNDEPVPLPVKVTELDDGSVRISGETKVDRARFGLGWNKLGVMSATATVAADTVFVRAPR; encoded by the coding sequence GTGACGACGCTGGAAACACTGCTGCTGGATCCCGACATGGCCGGCGTGTGGAACCTGGTGCCGGATCGCTCGGCCATCACCTTCAAGATCGGGAACATGTGGGGCCTGCTGCGCGTCAAAGGCCGGTTCACCGAGTTCAGCGGCGACGGGCAACTCACCGGCAACGGCGCGGTCTACGGCAGGCTGGACATTCGCGCGGCCTCGCTGCGCACCGGGATCGGGCGCCGCGACCGGCACCTGTGCTCGCCGGACTTCTTCGATGTCGAGCGCTACCCCGACATCAGCGTCGTCGTCACCGCCTTGCGGCCGACCACCGGGAATGCCGCCGAGCTGCGCGCCAACTTCACCATCAAGGGCAACGACGAGCCGGTGCCGCTGCCGGTCAAGGTCACCGAGCTCGATGACGGCTCGGTGCGGATATCCGGCGAAACCAAGGTCGATCGAGCCCGGTTCGGCCTGGGCTGGAACAAGCTGGGCGTGATGAGTGCGACGGCGACGGTGGCGGCGGACACCGTCTTCGTGCGGGCACCCCGGTAG
- a CDS encoding nuclear transport factor 2 family protein: MTPSPDTSAVIDVADRLFTAIENGDGAAVNSLWSADIAVWRPGARRDDDKERALRVIDWFIGATTERRYEILDRQVFDGPTVRGFVQQHILHATGHAGQSISLRVCIVIKVGPDNLINRIDEYFDPAGIGPLLD; the protein is encoded by the coding sequence GTGACCCCCAGCCCCGATACCTCAGCCGTCATCGACGTGGCCGACCGCTTGTTCACCGCGATCGAGAACGGCGATGGGGCCGCGGTGAATTCGCTGTGGAGCGCCGATATCGCCGTCTGGCGGCCCGGTGCGCGCCGCGACGACGACAAGGAGCGCGCGCTGCGCGTCATCGACTGGTTCATCGGCGCCACCACCGAGCGCCGCTATGAGATCCTCGATCGTCAAGTGTTCGACGGCCCAACCGTGCGGGGCTTCGTGCAGCAGCACATCTTGCACGCCACCGGGCACGCCGGACAATCGATCTCATTGCGGGTCTGCATCGTGATCAAGGTGGGCCCAGACAACTTGATCAACCGGATCGACGAGTACTTCGACCCCGCGGGGATCGGCCCGCTGCTCGACTGA
- a CDS encoding phosphotransferase family protein: MSELEAKLRGVLTDALGADVTVDNLRALTGGASRSTWAFEAGSGADRRSLILRTGPPDDMHASMELEARAQAAAAAAGAPVPDILVADDSPAALGNPFLICNEIKGETIVRRIQRQLDAGDGPQGRARLLRQCAQALAAIHRAAIDRAGGPALTREDQLAEWRARLDAMGDTTATFEWAFRWLAAHRAPPSEPVLVHGDFRMGNLIVDGSDLAAVLDWELVHVGDRYEDLAWFCVRAWRFGAPASHGAGGLGSIDDFLRDYQEASGTAVDREAFRWWLVLATLRWGIICRYQAERHLSGHTRSVELATIGRRVCENEWDLLDLLDASQVPPTEPARARSDDALHGRPTAAELVAAVAEFLETAVRQETSGQVNFHARVAANALRMVERELLDTDDSHVRAALAEQGFADEAGLAAAMRTGELGDRPGPAVIACLRTLVRRRLAVAHPGYDSEKEPAP; this comes from the coding sequence GTGAGTGAGCTTGAAGCCAAACTGCGAGGGGTGCTGACGGACGCACTCGGCGCGGACGTAACGGTCGACAATCTGCGCGCACTGACCGGTGGGGCCAGCCGCAGCACGTGGGCCTTCGAGGCCGGCAGCGGCGCGGACCGCCGGTCGCTGATCCTGCGGACCGGGCCGCCCGACGATATGCACGCCAGTATGGAACTCGAAGCCCGCGCCCAGGCCGCGGCCGCCGCGGCGGGCGCACCCGTACCGGACATCCTGGTCGCCGACGATTCGCCTGCCGCACTGGGCAATCCGTTTCTGATCTGCAATGAGATCAAGGGCGAGACCATCGTGCGGCGCATCCAGCGCCAGCTCGACGCCGGGGATGGACCACAGGGCCGCGCCCGGCTGCTACGCCAGTGCGCGCAGGCGCTGGCCGCCATCCACCGCGCCGCTATCGACCGGGCCGGCGGCCCCGCTCTGACCCGCGAAGACCAGCTGGCGGAATGGCGCGCGCGCCTCGATGCCATGGGTGACACCACCGCGACGTTCGAGTGGGCGTTTCGCTGGCTGGCCGCGCACCGGGCACCCCCGTCGGAACCGGTGCTGGTGCACGGCGATTTCCGGATGGGCAACCTGATCGTCGACGGATCCGACCTCGCCGCCGTGCTCGACTGGGAGCTGGTGCACGTCGGCGACCGCTACGAAGACCTGGCGTGGTTCTGCGTCCGGGCCTGGCGGTTCGGCGCTCCGGCCAGCCACGGCGCCGGGGGGCTCGGCAGCATCGACGACTTCCTGCGGGATTACCAGGAGGCCAGCGGGACCGCCGTGGACCGCGAGGCGTTTCGCTGGTGGCTGGTGTTGGCCACCCTGCGCTGGGGCATCATCTGCCGGTACCAGGCCGAGCGTCACCTGAGCGGACACACCCGCTCGGTGGAACTGGCCACCATCGGCCGCCGGGTGTGCGAGAACGAATGGGACCTGCTCGACCTGCTCGACGCGAGCCAGGTACCGCCCACGGAACCCGCGCGGGCGCGGTCCGACGACGCGTTGCACGGCCGGCCGACGGCGGCCGAACTGGTGGCGGCGGTCGCCGAATTCCTGGAAACCGCTGTCCGGCAAGAGACAAGCGGCCAGGTCAACTTCCATGCCCGGGTCGCCGCCAACGCGCTGCGCATGGTCGAGCGCGAGCTGCTGGACACCGATGACTCGCACGTGCGCGCCGCCCTGGCCGAGCAGGGCTTCGCCGACGAGGCCGGGCTTGCCGCCGCCATGCGCACGGGCGAGCTTGGGGATCGGCCCGGCCCGGCCGTCATCGCCTGCCTGCGAACGCTGGTGCGACGCCGATTGGCCGTCGCGCATCCCGGATACGACAGCGAAAAGGAGCCAGCCCCGTGA